A region from the bacterium genome encodes:
- a CDS encoding L-threonylcarbamoyladenylate synthase, with protein sequence MLRLEISPDYPSERRIQQAIAALRDGELVIYPTDTVYGLGCNLLNKKGVERIYQLKGNDKRKLLSFICPDLKEIAQYALVSTPAYKIMKRLTPGPYTFLLEASRLVPKILLERRKTVGIRVPDHPISQRLLQGLGAPIISTSATLPGQPYLTDIDEISEIFQHYVDVLIDSGPGSSEPSSIIDLSGEHPVVVRAGKGDLSLFT encoded by the coding sequence ATGTTGCGACTGGAAATCTCCCCCGACTATCCCTCCGAGCGGCGGATACAGCAGGCCATCGCCGCGCTCCGCGACGGCGAGCTGGTCATCTATCCGACCGATACGGTCTATGGCCTCGGCTGCAATCTGCTCAATAAAAAGGGCGTGGAGCGGATTTACCAACTCAAGGGTAACGACAAGCGCAAGCTGCTCAGTTTCATCTGCCCGGACCTGAAAGAGATCGCCCAGTACGCCCTGGTCTCCACACCCGCCTACAAGATCATGAAGCGCCTTACGCCCGGGCCCTACACCTTTTTGCTCGAGGCAAGCCGCCTTGTGCCTAAAATCCTGCTGGAACGGCGTAAAACCGTAGGCATCCGCGTCCCGGATCACCCCATCAGCCAGCGGTTGCTGCAAGGGCTCGGCGCCCCGATCATCTCCACGAGTGCGACGCTGCCGGGTCAGCCTTATCTGACGGATATCGATGAAATCAGTGAAATATTTCAGCATTATGTTGATGTTTTGATTGACAGTGGTCCAGGATCATCCGAGCCTTCAAGTATCATAGACCTGAGCGGCGAACACCCGGTGGTGGTTCGTGCCGGCAAGGGTGACCTCTCCCTCTTCACCTGA
- a CDS encoding FlgD immunoglobulin-like domain containing protein, producing the protein MKKSLWYLLGVMLLVPVALLAAGQAGSMLIFDGTNDAGLVVDNPLLDNLTGNYTIEAWFKATGYTNNDRILDRNGVFALALGPNNTIQFLRPSSPELASPNNTVTAGWHHVAVRVQTVGVNYVGTLFFDGNPVATLNHPSLLLPASSQPVYIGNRTGFDRPLNGSLDEIRIWSVARTDAEIKSSRALPLTGAEAGLLAYYKLDEGAGQTAGDATVNNLDAGLGSDPLLADVNDPVWAASTAPIGMNLLAPNSGTLAAGTPLNVTWAVNPELPTVHILFSFDGGVKWYLLAANVPNNGTYATVVPGYPTTQLRYRVSSPLDGTLYDDSDANITVDMTGFVPSSITKEGEEATLASNMYVGVDGRAFGCKFIFSSRDVSSKPGIGTINFTVANPGLYVIWARALGAGSTRNSWLVKVDGGSEYVWDTNKGYKWTWDRISDRGTTGVPNVSAQLDPVYFYLTAGNHTIQFRGKEHYTRLDRFVVTNNLTPDWWGGDPTKMIHITAPPEESHADIVRNTPYEIKWISSNISSKVTIEFQKHDTDTDWILIAKNTPNDGSYIWTAPDELLDKAHIRISEEDGECPVDQTWETVRIINPPPEILVTKPNGGETFYFGDKTNITWINKNYSGAVNVLYSIDNGKAWVGLASNLTNTGTYEWTLPQVDSDSCLVKVVDKATGIPVDVSDKVFTIKKSHPLPGGITVSEPNGGEQWEVGSTHAITWTVENFDSPVNILLSIDNGANWSTLANNIAALGVYEWTVPNTLSTQCLIKVAEATTGTPVDLSDKVFSIVAAGSIVPAANYALSFDGINDLVTVPNAPSLNISGAFTIEFWMKTDQPAQSWRRILEKGSYDEYYISFYGATNRMCGAVRTSIPGGTRMTNLLGPSTALVTSNTWLHVAGTFDGTTAKMYINGVLQSTRTGTAAPRNLLSDLIIGAAKHGDIYEYHFRGVLDDLQLWNIARSETEIKATMFSNLSGTEAGLAAYYPFNEGSGQVVYDLTPNNNDGRMGKLAEVDESDPTFVLSDRPTALASLAALPVAALLAEEEAELMVVPEQFALLQNYPNPFNAGTTITYEVPTLSNEQIQVRLDIFDLQGRTIRTLVNGPAQPGQHQVHWDGANDDGLTASSGVYFFRLHAGSFVETKRMIMLK; encoded by the coding sequence ATGAAAAAATCGTTATGGTACCTCTTGGGCGTCATGCTCCTGGTCCCGGTCGCGTTGCTCGCCGCCGGACAGGCAGGCTCGATGCTCATCTTTGATGGCACCAATGACGCCGGGCTTGTGGTTGACAATCCCCTGCTGGACAACCTGACCGGCAATTATACCATCGAGGCCTGGTTCAAGGCGACCGGCTATACGAACAACGACCGGATTCTCGATCGCAATGGTGTTTTCGCGTTGGCGCTCGGCCCGAACAATACCATCCAGTTTCTCCGCCCGAGTAGTCCCGAACTGGCTTCACCCAACAACACCGTGACCGCCGGCTGGCACCACGTGGCCGTGCGCGTCCAGACTGTTGGCGTCAACTATGTTGGTACTCTTTTCTTCGACGGCAATCCGGTCGCCACGCTCAATCACCCCAGCCTGCTACTGCCGGCCAGCTCCCAGCCGGTCTATATCGGCAACCGCACCGGCTTTGATCGTCCGCTCAATGGCTCGCTCGATGAAATCCGTATCTGGTCGGTCGCGCGTACCGATGCCGAAATCAAGAGCAGCCGTGCGCTGCCCCTGACCGGTGCGGAAGCCGGCTTGCTGGCCTATTACAAGCTGGATGAAGGCGCCGGCCAGACCGCGGGCGATGCAACCGTCAACAACCTGGATGCCGGCCTCGGCTCCGATCCCTTGCTTGCCGATGTCAACGATCCCGTCTGGGCGGCTTCGACTGCTCCCATCGGTATGAACCTGCTGGCTCCCAACAGCGGCACCCTGGCCGCCGGCACACCGCTTAATGTCACCTGGGCGGTCAATCCCGAGCTGCCCACGGTGCACATCCTCTTCAGCTTTGATGGCGGCGTAAAATGGTATTTGCTGGCCGCCAACGTGCCGAACAACGGCACCTATGCCACGGTGGTCCCCGGCTATCCAACCACCCAACTGCGCTATCGCGTTTCGAGCCCGCTCGACGGCACCCTTTATGACGACAGCGACGCCAATATCACCGTCGACATGACGGGATTTGTCCCCAGCTCGATCACCAAGGAGGGTGAAGAGGCGACCCTCGCCAGTAATATGTACGTCGGCGTCGACGGCCGCGCCTTCGGCTGCAAGTTCATCTTCTCCTCCCGCGATGTCAGCAGCAAGCCGGGCATCGGCACCATCAACTTTACGGTGGCGAACCCTGGTCTCTATGTGATCTGGGCGCGCGCGCTCGGCGCCGGCAGCACCCGTAATTCCTGGCTAGTGAAGGTCGACGGCGGCAGCGAGTACGTCTGGGACACCAACAAGGGTTATAAATGGACCTGGGACCGTATCAGCGACCGCGGCACCACCGGTGTCCCGAATGTTTCGGCGCAGTTGGACCCGGTCTACTTCTATCTCACCGCTGGGAACCACACCATCCAGTTCCGCGGCAAGGAACACTACACGCGTCTGGACCGCTTTGTGGTGACCAATAATCTCACGCCGGACTGGTGGGGCGGCGATCCCACAAAAATGATCCACATCACAGCACCTCCCGAAGAGAGCCATGCCGATATCGTGCGCAATACCCCGTATGAGATCAAATGGATTTCTTCCAATATCTCGAGCAAGGTGACCATCGAGTTCCAGAAGCATGACACCGACACCGACTGGATTCTGATCGCCAAGAATACCCCGAATGACGGCTCGTATATCTGGACGGCTCCGGATGAACTCCTCGACAAGGCCCACATCCGCATCTCGGAGGAGGATGGCGAATGCCCGGTGGACCAGACCTGGGAAACCGTGCGCATCATCAACCCGCCGCCTGAAATTCTCGTCACCAAGCCGAACGGCGGGGAGACCTTCTACTTCGGCGACAAGACCAATATTACCTGGATCAACAAGAACTATTCCGGCGCGGTGAATGTGCTTTACAGCATCGACAACGGCAAAGCCTGGGTCGGCCTCGCATCCAACCTCACCAATACCGGCACCTATGAATGGACCCTTCCCCAGGTCGATTCCGACTCCTGCCTGGTGAAGGTGGTGGACAAGGCCACCGGAATCCCGGTGGACGTCAGCGACAAGGTTTTCACCATCAAGAAGAGCCATCCTCTGCCGGGCGGCATCACCGTCAGCGAGCCCAATGGCGGCGAGCAGTGGGAAGTCGGCAGCACGCATGCGATCACTTGGACGGTCGAGAATTTCGACAGTCCAGTGAACATTCTGCTCTCCATTGACAACGGCGCAAACTGGTCGACCCTGGCCAACAACATCGCCGCGCTGGGCGTATACGAGTGGACTGTGCCCAACACCCTCTCAACGCAGTGCCTGATCAAGGTCGCCGAAGCCACCACCGGCACCCCGGTCGACCTGAGCGACAAGGTCTTCTCGATCGTCGCGGCCGGATCGATCGTTCCGGCGGCCAACTATGCCCTCTCCTTCGACGGCATCAATGACCTGGTGACGGTCCCGAATGCGCCCTCGCTCAACATCAGCGGCGCCTTCACCATTGAATTCTGGATGAAGACCGATCAGCCCGCGCAGAGCTGGCGGCGTATCCTCGAAAAAGGCTCCTATGATGAATATTATATCTCCTTCTATGGAGCCACCAACCGGATGTGCGGAGCGGTACGCACCTCGATCCCGGGCGGCACGCGCATGACCAACCTCCTCGGCCCGTCCACGGCCCTGGTGACCAGCAATACCTGGCTGCACGTGGCCGGCACCTTCGACGGCACCACAGCCAAGATGTACATCAACGGCGTGCTGCAGTCGACCCGGACCGGCACCGCCGCGCCGCGCAATCTGCTGAGTGACCTGATCATCGGCGCCGCCAAGCATGGCGATATCTACGAATATCACTTCCGCGGCGTCCTCGATGATCTCCAGCTCTGGAACATCGCTCGCAGCGAAACCGAAATCAAGGCGACGATGTTCTCGAACCTCAGCGGCACTGAGGCGGGTCTGGCGGCCTATTATCCCTTCAACGAGGGCTCCGGTCAGGTCGTCTATGATCTCACCCCGAACAACAACGACGGCCGTATGGGCAAACTGGCGGAAGTCGATGAGTCGGATCCGACCTTTGTGCTCAGCGACCGGCCGACCGCGCTCGCCAGCCTGGCGGCGCTGCCTGTGGCCGCCCTCCTGGCTGAGGAAGAGGCTGAGTTGATGGTCGTTCCGGAGCAGTTCGCGCTGCTACAGAACTATCCGAATCCCTTCAACGCCGGCACAACCATCACCTATGAGGTGCCGACTTTGAGCAATGAGCAGATCCAGGTCCGGCTGGATATCTTCGATCTCCAAGGACGGACAATCCGCACGCTGGTCAATGGTCCCGCCCAGCCGGGACAGCATCAGGTCCACTGGGACGGTGCCAATGACGACGGACTGACGGCTTCTTCGGGCGTCTATTTCTTCCGTCTGCACGCCGGCAGCTTTGTCGAGACCAAACGGATGATCATGCTCAAGTAG
- a CDS encoding YCF48-related protein, with translation MKYRLLFMALGVTMPVLAQTGWYWQNPLPQGNTLNAIQRAGSSRIFAAGRQGMVVRSEDQGASWQALASGVTAELHALAFFNADTGIIVGARGTILRTRDGGESFQLLPSPDTTSYYAIFGFDHNTLLLAGAGGAIRQSYDGGDSWEVRVSPTTSTLYAIASNGIDYTYAAGAGGALVRSLDGGSTWANWSWAASGTTIRALAFPGENIGIAVGDLGRVFRSQTKGEFWSLQAALNGNPTLRALYFADAANGYVCGSAGSLYATTNAGVTWNALSSGTSLNLTGITFSSIAKGVISGENGTLLATTNAGLTWSNALQSFSTAKMRGICLADENLCIAVGDSSGKGMIFRSSDGGVTWAVKLRRVGVLLEDCCFITPDSGFAVGGSSALLRTSNGGQSWSTVTGLPVSSGFAAIHFVTHRIGTIVGTGGAILRTGDGGMTWGNQTNSAYGLALQDVHFASPDTGLAVGQLGTVLRTVNGGALWSKINTGIAQSFNGVAFADARHAVIVGSNATLLRSSDYGATWSAIPLAGVPAAAALEQVVFPSPQVGFISGAGGLILRTEDGGASWRLLASPTTQSLNAIFFLDLHTGVAAGDNGTVLRTRDGGLPVELAAFTARYAPREGVVYLAWRTVTESNNYGFYLERRRSGTWETIAFVAGHGTTVVPAAYAWIDRPGATSGAVQYRLRQVDLDGRSRLLRTLQVAVATAVQQLTLYQNYPNPFNTATRFTFYLPEAGPVQLLLYDAAGREAARIVDAALPAGVHSLLWNGGTLPSGLYLYCLNAAGGQRSGKLVLLK, from the coding sequence ATGAAATATCGTCTCTTGTTCATGGCACTGGGAGTGACGATGCCGGTCCTTGCACAGACCGGTTGGTACTGGCAGAATCCCCTTCCACAGGGCAATACGCTGAACGCCATCCAGAGGGCGGGAAGCAGCAGGATCTTTGCGGCAGGCCGGCAGGGGATGGTAGTGCGCAGTGAGGACCAGGGCGCCTCATGGCAAGCGCTCGCCAGCGGCGTCACAGCCGAACTCCATGCCCTGGCCTTTTTCAATGCGGACACCGGCATCATCGTCGGCGCCCGGGGGACGATCTTGCGGACCCGTGACGGTGGCGAGTCTTTCCAGCTGCTCCCCTCGCCTGATACAACCAGCTACTACGCCATCTTCGGTTTTGACCACAACACCCTGCTCCTCGCCGGTGCGGGCGGTGCCATCAGGCAATCCTATGACGGCGGTGACAGCTGGGAGGTGCGCGTCAGCCCTACCACTTCCACCCTCTATGCCATTGCCTCCAACGGCATCGATTATACCTACGCAGCCGGCGCCGGCGGTGCCCTGGTGCGCAGCCTCGATGGAGGCAGCACCTGGGCGAACTGGTCCTGGGCAGCCAGTGGCACAACCATCCGGGCGCTTGCCTTTCCCGGCGAGAATATCGGAATCGCGGTCGGCGACCTGGGCCGTGTCTTCCGCAGCCAGACTAAGGGCGAATTCTGGAGCCTACAGGCCGCCCTGAATGGCAATCCCACCCTGCGCGCCCTTTATTTTGCCGATGCCGCAAACGGCTACGTCTGCGGCAGCGCTGGCAGCCTCTATGCGACCACCAATGCTGGAGTCACCTGGAACGCCCTTAGCAGCGGAACCAGTTTGAACCTGACCGGGATCACCTTCAGCAGCATCGCCAAGGGCGTGATCAGCGGGGAGAATGGGACCCTGCTGGCCACCACCAATGCCGGCCTCACCTGGAGCAACGCGTTGCAGAGCTTCAGCACCGCCAAAATGCGCGGGATATGTCTGGCCGACGAGAATCTTTGCATCGCGGTGGGCGATTCCTCCGGCAAGGGGATGATCTTTCGCAGCAGCGATGGTGGTGTGACCTGGGCGGTCAAACTTCGCCGCGTCGGTGTACTTCTGGAGGATTGCTGCTTCATCACCCCTGACAGCGGCTTCGCCGTTGGAGGGAGTAGTGCCTTGCTGCGCACCAGCAACGGCGGCCAATCGTGGAGCACGGTCACCGGGTTGCCCGTCTCCAGCGGGTTTGCCGCCATCCATTTTGTCACCCACCGGATCGGTACCATTGTTGGGACCGGCGGGGCGATTCTGCGCACAGGCGATGGCGGCATGACCTGGGGCAATCAGACCAATTCCGCCTATGGACTGGCCTTACAGGACGTACATTTCGCCTCGCCCGATACCGGGCTGGCGGTGGGACAGCTGGGCACGGTACTGCGCACCGTCAACGGCGGCGCCCTCTGGAGCAAGATTAATACGGGCATTGCCCAAAGTTTCAACGGCGTCGCCTTCGCGGACGCCCGTCATGCGGTCATCGTCGGCAGCAATGCCACTCTGTTGCGCAGCAGTGATTATGGCGCTACCTGGAGTGCCATCCCCCTGGCCGGTGTCCCGGCTGCAGCCGCGCTGGAACAGGTGGTCTTTCCCTCCCCCCAGGTGGGATTCATCTCCGGTGCGGGTGGTTTGATCCTGCGCACTGAGGATGGCGGAGCCAGCTGGCGCCTGCTCGCCTCTCCCACGACCCAGTCGCTGAATGCGATCTTTTTTCTTGACCTGCACACCGGTGTTGCCGCGGGCGACAACGGTACCGTGTTGCGCACCCGCGATGGCGGCCTCCCCGTCGAACTGGCGGCCTTTACCGCCCGTTACGCACCGCGGGAAGGCGTGGTCTATCTCGCCTGGCGGACGGTCACGGAGAGCAACAATTACGGATTTTATCTCGAACGTCGCCGCAGTGGGACTTGGGAGACGATCGCCTTCGTGGCCGGCCACGGCACGACCGTCGTGCCGGCGGCGTATGCCTGGATCGATCGGCCTGGGGCGACCTCCGGTGCGGTTCAGTACCGGTTGCGTCAGGTCGATCTGGATGGCAGGAGCCGGTTGCTGCGCACCCTTCAGGTGGCGGTCGCCACGGCGGTGCAGCAGCTGACCTTGTATCAAAACTACCCCAATCCCTTCAACACGGCGACCCGGTTCACCTTTTATCTGCCGGAAGCGGGACCGGTGCAACTGCTGCTCTATGATGCAGCGGGACGTGAGGCCGCCCGCATCGTCGATGCGGCGCTGCCCGCCGGCGTGCACAGCCTTCTCTGGAACGGCGGAACGCTGCCCAGCGGTCTCTACCTCTACTGCCTCAACGCTGCCGGCGGGCAGCGCTCGGGCAAGCTGGTTTTGTTGAAATGA
- the mtgA gene encoding monofunctional biosynthetic peptidoglycan transglycosylase: MNESPSQNPPAEAAVVPAKRRWLLWIPAALLLGTLLFLLITWLTLPDVTALNAAPPKATAMMAYREKQAGNKGVKLRRAYIWIPGRQISGYLRDAVLIAEDDKFFQHQGFDWEEMRQAMEKNREKGKVVRGGSTITQQLAKNLYLNPSRTPWRKVREALIAREMEKKLSKWRILELYLNVIEWGDGVYGAEAAARAWFHKSAAELTPAEAIRLASVIINPRRYSPLNNTNQRMRNRRLMLAERMYQRNLFDAAVYEALRLEFAGS; the protein is encoded by the coding sequence ATGAACGAGAGCCCGAGCCAAAATCCACCTGCCGAGGCTGCCGTCGTTCCCGCCAAAAGGCGATGGCTGCTATGGATACCGGCCGCCCTACTGCTCGGCACGCTGCTCTTCCTTCTCATCACCTGGCTGACCCTGCCCGATGTGACCGCGCTGAATGCTGCGCCCCCCAAAGCGACCGCGATGATGGCCTACCGCGAGAAACAGGCCGGCAATAAGGGCGTCAAGCTGCGCCGCGCTTACATCTGGATTCCGGGCCGGCAGATTTCCGGCTATCTCCGCGACGCAGTGCTGATCGCCGAAGATGACAAATTCTTCCAGCACCAGGGGTTTGACTGGGAGGAGATGCGTCAGGCCATGGAAAAAAACCGCGAAAAAGGCAAGGTGGTGCGCGGTGGATCGACCATCACCCAGCAACTGGCCAAAAATCTCTATCTCAATCCCTCGCGCACACCCTGGCGTAAGGTGCGCGAGGCCCTGATTGCGCGCGAGATGGAGAAAAAACTCAGTAAATGGCGCATCCTCGAACTTTATCTCAACGTGATCGAATGGGGCGACGGTGTTTATGGCGCCGAGGCCGCGGCGCGCGCCTGGTTTCATAAATCGGCGGCAGAGCTGACTCCCGCTGAAGCCATCCGCCTCGCCTCGGTCATCATCAATCCCCGCCGCTACTCGCCGCTGAACAATACCAACCAGCGCATGCGCAACCGCAGGCTGATGCTGGCTGAACGGATGTACCAGCGCAACCTCTTCGATGCCGCTGTCTATGAAGCGCTGCGCCTCGAGTTTGCGGGGTCATAA
- a CDS encoding C40 family peptidase: MPAEIQNLITRTGERLAPDARLAIYSVTAEMHGDTLVVCGETSVAAARDSLQAALGRSGFTPQRCSVTLLPQAGPESRCTGVITVSTALLRRGPSEKEEIIDQGLLGEPLTILKDTNYFDLVQLADGYIGYMDGGSVAAMTRQELAAWQERPKVIYWKKWGEIHSEKRAASFPVSDIVLGTSVALVRKEGKWLRVVLPDGREGYLHRDEVISAERFNHQPKPKPEELVETARQFTGYPYLWGGRSTKGFDCSGLTGTVYKLHGISLPRDANMQVHAGREVLWDSTYAALQPGDLLFFGRSIKHISHVGMYLGNGKFIHAGDLVLINSLNPGDPGFSPRRAQDLRAVRRIL, translated from the coding sequence GTGCCCGCTGAGATCCAGAATCTAATCACCCGGACCGGCGAGAGGTTGGCGCCGGATGCCCGGCTGGCGATTTATAGTGTTACCGCCGAGATGCACGGCGATACCCTGGTCGTCTGCGGGGAGACCAGCGTCGCAGCCGCGCGCGATTCACTGCAGGCAGCACTCGGACGCAGCGGCTTCACCCCGCAGCGCTGCAGCGTGACGCTGCTGCCTCAGGCCGGACCGGAGAGCCGCTGTACCGGCGTCATCACCGTCAGCACCGCACTGCTGCGGCGCGGCCCGTCGGAAAAGGAAGAGATCATCGATCAGGGGCTTTTGGGTGAACCCCTCACTATCCTCAAGGATACCAACTATTTCGATCTGGTCCAGCTTGCCGACGGCTATATCGGCTACATGGACGGCGGCTCGGTGGCGGCAATGACCCGGCAGGAGTTGGCCGCCTGGCAAGAGCGGCCCAAGGTCATCTACTGGAAAAAATGGGGCGAAATCCACAGCGAAAAACGGGCAGCCAGTTTCCCAGTTTCCGATATCGTGCTCGGCACCAGCGTCGCCCTGGTCCGGAAAGAGGGCAAATGGCTACGGGTTGTGCTCCCGGACGGCCGCGAGGGCTATCTGCATCGCGACGAGGTCATTTCAGCCGAACGCTTCAACCACCAGCCCAAACCCAAACCCGAGGAATTGGTCGAGACCGCCCGCCAATTCACGGGCTATCCCTACCTCTGGGGCGGCCGTTCCACCAAAGGCTTCGACTGTTCCGGCCTGACTGGGACGGTCTACAAGCTGCACGGCATTTCGCTTCCGCGCGACGCCAACATGCAGGTTCACGCCGGCCGGGAGGTGCTCTGGGATTCGACCTACGCCGCATTGCAGCCGGGAGACCTGCTCTTTTTTGGCCGCAGCATCAAACACATCTCCCACGTGGGCATGTACCTCGGAAACGGCAAATTCATCCACGCCGGCGACCTGGTTTTGATCAACAGCCTGAATCCCGGGGACCCCGGTTTCAGTCCGCGGCGTGCCCAGGACCTGCGTGCTGTCCGCCGAATACTGTAA
- a CDS encoding thymidine phosphorylase: MTANAIIAKKRDGSVLTPEEIRFFVSSFVGGAIPDYQMSAWLMAVYLRGMDAQETAALTQALLDSGERMDLSDIPGRKIDKHSTGGVGDKVSLILAPLLAAAGVLVPMISGRSLGHTGGTLDKLEAIPGFRTDLSPQAFHDQVRDLGVALIGQSDTLVPADRKIYALRDSTATIGSIPLITASILSKKLAEDLDGLVMDIKCGAGAFMRTLGQAEALAQSLIRTAALHHLPTVAVITDMNQPLGYAAGNWLEVREVLQALQGHGPEDLMQVTYALGAQMLFMAGFKGTLHQAISHLRRAITSGAALQRFERMTAAQGGDVRFLRDPGSYAGTRLQQHLRAPRSGVVTKIDALQIGEAIIRLGGGRLTQTDRIDPATGVVLGRKCGEKVRTGEVLAVIHANQTESAREALEMVRKAFVIADQPVPRSRTILKIIRA, from the coding sequence ATGACCGCCAACGCCATCATTGCCAAAAAACGCGACGGATCCGTCCTGACTCCTGAAGAAATCCGTTTTTTTGTCTCCTCCTTCGTCGGTGGCGCCATACCAGACTATCAGATGTCAGCCTGGCTGATGGCGGTCTATCTGCGCGGCATGGACGCCCAGGAGACGGCCGCACTGACCCAAGCCCTGCTCGATTCCGGCGAGCGGATGGACCTCAGCGATATCCCCGGCCGCAAAATCGACAAACACAGCACAGGCGGCGTCGGCGATAAGGTCTCCCTCATTCTGGCTCCGCTCCTGGCTGCCGCCGGGGTTCTGGTGCCGATGATCTCGGGCCGCAGCCTCGGCCATACCGGCGGTACCCTCGACAAGCTCGAGGCCATCCCGGGATTCCGGACGGATCTCTCGCCGCAAGCCTTTCACGATCAGGTGCGCGATCTCGGCGTCGCCCTGATCGGCCAAAGCGACACCCTCGTGCCGGCCGACCGCAAGATCTACGCCTTGCGCGACAGCACTGCGACCATCGGCTCCATTCCACTGATCACAGCCAGCATCCTCAGCAAAAAACTGGCCGAAGACCTTGACGGCCTGGTGATGGACATCAAATGCGGCGCCGGCGCCTTCATGCGCACCCTCGGCCAAGCAGAAGCCCTGGCGCAAAGCCTGATCCGCACCGCCGCTCTGCATCACCTGCCGACCGTGGCTGTGATCACCGACATGAACCAGCCCCTCGGTTACGCCGCAGGCAACTGGCTGGAGGTACGCGAGGTGCTGCAGGCCTTGCAGGGCCATGGCCCGGAGGACCTGATGCAGGTCACCTATGCCCTCGGCGCACAAATGCTTTTCATGGCCGGATTCAAGGGAACACTCCATCAGGCCATCAGCCACCTGCGCCGGGCCATCACCAGCGGCGCCGCTCTGCAGCGCTTCGAGCGGATGACGGCCGCCCAGGGCGGCGATGTGCGGTTTCTGCGCGATCCCGGCAGCTATGCGGGTACCCGCCTCCAGCAGCATCTGCGCGCACCACGCTCCGGTGTGGTGACGAAGATCGACGCCCTGCAGATCGGCGAGGCGATCATCCGTCTCGGCGGCGGAAGACTGACCCAGACGGACCGGATCGATCCGGCCACGGGGGTCGTCCTCGGAAGAAAATGCGGCGAAAAGGTGCGTACGGGGGAGGTGCTGGCGGTCATTCACGCCAACCAGACGGAGTCCGCCCGCGAAGCCCTAGAGATGGTCCGCAAGGCCTTCGTCATCGCCGATCAACCCGTGCCCAGGAGCCGGACCATCCTCAAGATCATTCGGGCATGA
- the selA gene encoding L-seryl-tRNA(Sec) selenium transferase — protein MSHALLRRLPSVETASNHPEILSLIRRYSAPLIRDVLRHELEGMRQRLAGETAESPEREALLEELVNRTRKRIALLFASPLRPVLNATGIVLHTGLGRAPLAAAAREAIARVTAGYCSLELELESGRRGERNTIVSGLLCALCGAEAAVVANNNAAAVLLALNTLCQGREAIISRGQLIEIGGSFRLPDVMEKSGARMREIGTTNRTRLQDYEHAISEATGAIVIAHTSNYRVVGFTAEPELAEIVDLAHRHAVPVIHDLGGGVLVDLRLFGLPYEPLVPESLAAGVDVVTFSGDKVLGGPQSGLIAGKAGYIQRIHDNPLMRALRCDKMVFAALEATLRLYFEESSLLHNHPTLAMLCEPEASVRLRADGLRQAVSRELETLFTITLQPSLAQAGSGTLPLEKIPSQALVLKPHDGRVDHWAARLRTGDPAVVGYIQDEAIWLDLRTIRESETAALAAALNALAGLPRSGQQAG, from the coding sequence CGGGACGTGCTGCGCCACGAACTGGAGGGGATGCGTCAGCGCCTTGCCGGAGAAACGGCGGAGAGCCCGGAACGCGAGGCACTGTTGGAAGAGTTAGTGAACCGCACCCGGAAGCGTATCGCCCTGCTCTTTGCCAGCCCGCTGCGGCCGGTCCTCAACGCCACCGGTATCGTGCTGCACACCGGACTCGGCCGGGCGCCCCTCGCCGCGGCCGCGCGCGAAGCCATCGCCCGTGTAACGGCCGGCTATTGCAGTCTGGAACTCGAACTGGAGAGCGGCCGGCGCGGTGAGCGCAACACGATCGTCAGCGGCCTGCTTTGCGCCCTCTGTGGCGCGGAAGCGGCTGTGGTCGCCAACAACAATGCTGCAGCGGTTCTTTTGGCCTTGAATACCCTCTGCCAGGGGCGGGAAGCGATCATCTCGCGCGGCCAGCTCATCGAGATCGGCGGGAGCTTCCGTCTGCCGGATGTGATGGAAAAAAGCGGTGCCCGGATGCGGGAGATTGGCACGACCAACCGGACCCGGCTGCAGGATTATGAGCACGCCATCAGCGAGGCGACCGGCGCCATCGTCATCGCCCACACCTCCAACTACCGGGTGGTCGGCTTCACCGCGGAACCGGAGCTGGCCGAGATCGTCGACCTCGCCCACCGCCACGCTGTACCGGTGATCCACGACCTCGGCGGCGGCGTGCTGGTGGATTTACGCCTCTTCGGCCTGCCCTATGAACCCCTGGTGCCCGAGAGCCTGGCGGCCGGCGTCGATGTGGTCACCTTCAGCGGCGACAAGGTGCTGGGGGGACCGCAGTCCGGCCTGATCGCCGGCAAAGCCGGGTACATCCAGCGCATCCACGACAATCCCCTGATGCGCGCCCTGCGTTGCGACAAGATGGTGTTTGCCGCCCTCGAGGCGACCCTGCGACTCTACTTCGAGGAGAGCAGTCTCCTTCATAACCACCCCACACTGGCGATGTTGTGCGAACCCGAAGCGTCTGTCCGGCTGCGTGCGGATGGGTTGCGCCAGGCCGTGAGCAGGGAACTGGAGACGCTCTTCACCATCACCTTACAGCCAAGCCTCGCCCAGGCGGGCAGCGGCACGCTCCCGCTGGAAAAGATCCCAAGCCAGGCCCTGGTGCTGAAGCCCCACGATGGCCGGGTCGACCACTGGGCGGCGCGTCTGCGCACCGGCGATCCCGCCGTGGTCGGCTACATTCAGGACGAGGCGATCTGGCTCGACCTGCGCACCATCCGCGAGAGCGAAACGGCAGCACTGGCCGCCGCCCTAAACGCCCTGGCCGGACTCCCCCGCAGCGGGCAGCAGGCCGGATGA